The genomic interval CGATCACGCCCACGTCCGCCACGGTGATGGGGAACGAACCGCCGTGCGCCGCGTACGTGTCGGGGTCCAGGCGGGAGGACGCCTCGAACGTCGTGCCCTTGGCCCGGAACCGCGCGCCCACGAGGTAGGACGCGGAGCCGTAGCGCTCGACCACCCGGCGCTTGCGGGCGATCCACGCGTCGTTGTCCGGCGTGGAGCCGGGCAGCGCGGCGTGGAAGAGCTGCTGACCCGCGCGGTGGATGTCGACGGCGACCGGGGCCTGCCGCTCCCGGGCCATCTCCACCAGGAGGCGACCCAGCGCCCAGGCGTCCTCATGGGTGAACCGGCGGAAGACCAGGCGCTGTTCCTGCGCCTCCAGCTCCTCGACGGTCGGGGTCGTTTCGGACTCGCTCACAGCGTCACCGTCACCTTCTCGGCGGCCGAACGGCGCGCCGCCTCCAGGACGTCGAGGGCAGCGGCCGCCTCCAGCGCGGTCACCGGGTTGGGGCCGCCGTCGCGCAGGGCCCGCGCCACGGCCGCGTAGTAGGCGGGGTAGTCGCCCGGCAGCGTCTCCACGGCACGTCCGCCGCCGGTCACCGGGGACTCCCCGGCGCCGAGGCGGCCCCACAGCTCCTCCGGTTCCGTGCCCCACGCGGCGCCGGACGCGCCCGGGCGCGCACCGTCGCGCAGGGCGGCCTCCTGCGGGTCCAGGCCGTGCTTGACGTAGCCGGCCCTCGAGCCGAGGACGCGGAAGCGGGGGCCGAGCTGGGCGGTGGTCGCGGAGACGTACAGGTGGGAGCGGACCCCGCTCGCGTGGGTGAGCGCGAGGAAGGTGTCGTCGTCGGTCCGCGCGCCCTCGCGGCGGACGTCCGTCTCCGCGTACACCGACGTCACCGGGCCGAACAGGACCAGTGCCTGGTCGACGACGTGGCTGCCGAGGTCGTACAGCAGGCCGCCGATCTCCGCCGGGTCGCCGGACTCCCGCCAGCCGCCCTTGAGCTGCGGGCGCCAGCGCTCGAAACGCGATTCGAACCGGTACACCTCGCCCAGCTCGCCGTCGGCGATCAGGCGGCGCAGGGTGAGGAAGTCGTTGTCCCAGCGGCGGTTCTGGAAGACGGACAGCAGCAGGCCGCGCTCCTCGGCGAGCTCGGCGAGCGCGCGGGCCTGAGCCGCCGTGCCCGCGACGGGCTTGTCCACGACGACCGGCAGACCGGCCTCCAGCGCGGCGGTGGCGAGCGGGACGTGCGTCCGGTTCGGGGACGCGACGACGATCAGGTCCAGTTCGCCCGCGCGCGCCCACAGCTCGTCCGCCGAGGCGGCGACCGTGACGTCCGGGAACTCGGCGCGGGCCTGCGCCTGCCGCTCGGGGTTCGAGGTGACGACCGTGTCGAGCGTGAGGCCCTGGGTCGCGGCGATCAGCGGGGCGTGGAACACGGAACCCGCGAGGCCGTAGCCGACGAGGCCGACGCGGAGGGGAGTGCCAGTCATGCCCCTACTTTCGCAACGCTGTTGCCAAAGTGCAAGAGCGGGCCACAATGGGCGGGTGAACAGGACGTACGGCGGTGGCATGCGGGGCGCGGGCGGCGGGGCCAACCTCCTGGCCCTGCGCAGCCACAACACCGCGCTGGTGCTGGACCTGCTGCGCACGGCGGGAGCGGAGGGCATCAGCCGGCTGGAGCTCGCCGAGCGGACCGGGCTCACCCCGCAGGCGGTCAGCAAGATAACCGCCCGGCTCCGCGAGGAGGGCCTCGCGGCGGAGGCCGGGCGCCGGGCGTCCACGGGCGGCAAGCCGCGCACGGTGCTGCGGCTGGTCCCGGAGGCGGGCCACGCGGTGGGCGTGCATCTGGACCGCGACGAGCTCCGGGCCGTGCTGGCCGACCTCGACGGCACCGTGGTCGCGCGGCGGCACGCGCCGCTGGACCTGGGCGCCGGGGCGGAGGCGGTGCTGACACGGGTCGCGTCGGCGGTGGGGGAACTGGGGTCTGAGCTGTCGGGAGGGGGCTCGCTCCTGGGGGTCGGGGTGGCGCTGCCCGGGCCGCTCGACCACCGGCGGGGAGTGCTGCACCGGGTGACGGGGTTTCCCGAGTGGGACGGGTTTCCGCTGCGGGACGCCCTGTCCGAGCGGCTGGGGGCGGTGCCCGTGGTCGTGGACAAGGACACCAACGCGGTGGCGCTCGGGCTGGCGGTCGGGGGCGAGGGCGGGTCCTTCGCCTATCTGCACCTCGGTACGGGACTGGGGGCCGGGCTGGTCGTCGGCGGGAGCGTGCACCGGGGACCGCGGACGGGGGCGGGGGAGTTCGGGCACCAGGTGGTGCAGCTCGACGGGCCGCCGTGCGGGTGCGGGGACCGCGGGTGCGTGGAGGCGCTGTGCCTGGCGGCGGTGGCGCGGGGGGAGACGGCGGAGGCGGCGCGGGTGCTGGGGACCGGCGCGGCGAACCTGGTGGGGCTGCTGGACATCGACCGGGTGCTGGTCGGCGGTCGCACGGTGGAGGGGGCGCCGGAGGTGTTCGTCCGGGGGGTGCGGGCGGTGCTGGAGGCGCGGGCCCGCAGGACGGGCGAGGAGGGGGTCGCGGTGCGGGTGGTCCCCGGGGAGGGGCGGGTCGCCGAGGGGGCGGCGCAGTTGGTGCTGGCGCCGGTGTTCGGGCAGGACGGGTAGCCGCGCGGGCGGGGTTCCGGTCAGTACCCGGTGCGGGTGGGGGCCGGGGGCGCCGCGCGACCCGGCGCTTGCGGGGCGCCTCCCCCGGAGGAGGTGCCCCCAGCGCCCACCCGTGCCCCTGGGGGTACCACCCAGGCCCTTGAGGCACTGGGGGAGGCACGGCTGCCCCGGCCGGGGCAGGGGGGACGCCGTTCCCACGGTGATCCCATGCTGTTTAGGCTGGGGCTCACGGCACCGCGTACGGCGAGGAGATCGCGCACATGGCAGACCGCAAGCCCATCGAGTCCTGGCTCACCGACATGGACGGGGTGCTGATCCACGAAGGGGTGCCGATTCCCGGGGCCGACGCCTTCCTCAAGAAGCTGCGCGAGTCCGGGCGGCCCTTCCTGGTGCTCACCAACAACTCGATCTACACCCCGCGCGACCTGCACGCCCGGCTGCGCCGGATGGGGCTCGAGGTGCCGATCGAGAACATCTGGACGTCCGCCCTGGCCACCGCCAAGTTCCTCGACGACCAGCGGCCCGGCGGGTCGGCGTACGTCATCGGCGAGGCCGGCCTGACCACCGCGCTGCACGACATCGGGTACATCCTCACCGACCACGACCCCGACTACGTGGTCCTCGGCGAGACCCGCACCTACTCGTTCGAGGCGATGACCAAGGCGGTCCGGCTGATCAACGCCGGGGCCCGTTTCATCTGCACCAACCCCGACGAGACCGGCCCCTCCACCGAGGGCCCGCTCCCGGCGACCGGCGCGGTGGCCGCGCTCATCACCAAGGCGACCGGCCGGCAGCCCTACTTCGCCGGCAAGCCGAACCCGCTGATGATGCGCACCGGGCTCAACGCCCTCGGGGCGCACTCGGAGAGCAGCGCGATGATCGGCGACCGGATGGACACCGACGTGCTGGCGGGCATCGAGGCCGGCATGAAGACGTACCTCGTGCTCACCGGGCTGACCCGGCCGGAGCAGGTGGAGAACTTCCCGTACCGGCCGTCCAAGGTCGTCGACTCCATCGCGGACATCGTCGACCTGGTCTGACCTCCCGGGGTCCCCGAGGTCTCCGAAAACCCCGAAGACCCCCGAGGCCCCCGGAGACCCCCGAAAGGCCCCCCGGCCCCGCATCCCGTTCACCCGCCCGGCCCAAGGTCGCGCGTATGGGAGTGCGGGGCCGGACCGTGCGCGGGAACCTTCTGAGTGTCTGGAGGTTCACGATGGGTAAGCGGCGACTCGCTCTCTGCGCGGGTGTCCTGGCCGTCACCGTGTTCGGTCCGGCGGCCCGGGCGGCGGACGCGGCGGACGGCGGGAGCGTCACCGTGCTCCCGGCGGCCCCCGCGCCCGGGGGCGACATCGTCCTCAGGGTGACCGGGTGCGACGTGCGCGAGACGGTCGCGCGGTCCCCGGCGCTGGTGTCCGACGCCCGCCTCACCCCCGCCGGGGACGGCCTCGCGGGCGACGCGCGGGTACGGTCCACGCTCACCGCCGGGACGTACCCGGTGACCGTCGCCTGTGACGGCGCGGAACACAAGGGCACCCTCGAGGTCGCCCGGAAGCAGGCCCCCGCCGGGGGAGCCGGGCCCTCCGCGCACTCGTCCCCCGTCGCCCCCGTGAACGCCGGAGGCGGCGGCGCCGCGCGTCCCCTCGCCGGTGGCCGGGAGGAGCACGGGCCCGGCACCGCGCAGACGGTGGTCGCGCTCGCCCTGGCCGGGACCGCCGCCCTCACCGTGCACCGCGCGGCCCGCCGGCAGGCCCGGCGCGGACGGGGGACGAAGTGACCGGCATCGCGCGCGCGACGACGAAGCGGCTGCCCGCCGGGGCGGTCTGGGCGGCGCTGCTGCTCGGGCTGTGGCTGTGGGGCCAGGGGCTCACCGAGGTGCCCGCCGGATCGGCCGGGCCCGCCACCGGCGACATGGCGGCGGCCGGACGTCCGCCCCTGACCGACCTGCCCACCGTCCACCGGCCGCTGAAGGCCGCCGAGCCGCTCACCCTCCACATCCCCGGCCTGGAGCTGCGCGCCCCGGTCGTCGCCCGCGGCCTGGACGAGCGCGGCGCCCCCGACCCGCCGCCGCTCGACCGTGCGGGCGAGGTCGGCTGGTACGCGGCCGGAACCGCCCCCGGCGCGGAGGGCGCCGCGCTGATGGTCGGGCACGTCGACTCCCGGACCCGGCCCGCCGTCTTCCACCGGCTGGACACGCTGGAGCCCGGCCAGGAGATCCGGGTGGCCCGCGGGGACGGCACGGTCGCCGAGTTCACCGTCGAGGACGTCCGCGTGCTCGACCGGGACGGCTTCGACGCCCAGGAGGCGTACGGCCCGCGCCACGAGGGGCGCGCCGAGCTCCGGCTGATCACCTGCGGCGGCGCCTTCGACCGCGCGACCGGCGCCTACGAGGCCAACGTGGTGGTCTCCGCGTACCTCACCGACGCCTGAGCTCCAGGAGCGGCCCGCCGCGCCCGGCCCGGCCGACGGCCTGCTCCCGGGGGCCGTCGGCCGGACCGGTCCTCGACCGCGCGGCGCACGGGCCGCGGGAGGGTGGCCCGGCGGGACGCGCGGGAGGTCCACAGAAGACGCGCGGGTGCACCGGCCTGGCCGCCGGCCGGCCGGTGCGTCCGACTCTAGGGGGAAAGCCGGGCCCGGCCAGAGGCCGGATCTCGTCACGTCCCGCACCGGTCGCGTTCCGTGGCCGGCGCAGGTGGACGTGGATCCGGCCACGCGCGGCGGCACGGCGGCGCGTCCGCCCGGCACCCGCTGCAACGGGGCGTGGACAGGCGGGACTCGGCCGTCCTGGCACCGGAGCGCGGTGTGCCAGGATTGGGGCTCGGAAGACGTGGAGCAAGCGCGCCCAAGGGGGGTTGGATGTACGGCAGCAGGGGGGTCGGGGCGTTCGCCGGGAGGCGGGCGTCCGCGGCGGTGCTGGGGGCGGCGCTGCTGCTCGCGGGATGTTCCTCCGGGGGTGACGACGACAAGGAGGAGGGCTCGGCCGGCGCTGTCGTCACGCAGCAGCCGAAGGAGGCGGCCCCCTTCTGGGTCAACCCGGACGGCCTCGCGGTGCGCAAGGTCGCCGAGCTGCGCGAGGACGGCAGGAAGACCGAGGCGGAGCAGCTCCGCAAGATAGCCGAGCAGCCCGTCGCGGAGTGGATCAACCCCGAGAACCCCGAGGAGCAGGCCCGGGAGCTCACCGAGGCCGCCGACGAGGCCGGCCGCCGGGCGGTGCTGGTCCTCTACAACATCCCGCACCGCGACTGCGGCCAGTACTCGCAGGGCGGCGCCCCCGACGGCGACGCCTACCGGGACTTCGTCGACGCGGTGGCCGAGGGCATCGGGGACCGCCCGGCGACGGTGGTGCTGGAGCCGGACGCGGTGCTGCACCTGGTCGACGGCTGCACCCCGCAGGAGTACCACGAGGAGCGCTACGACCTCCTCAAGGGCGCCGTCGCCGAGCTCAAGGGCCTGAAGGACACCAAGGTGTACCTGGACGCGGGCAACGCGGGCTGGGGCGACCCCGACCAGATCCACGAGCCGCTGAAGTGGGCCGGCATCGGCCAGGCCGACGGCTTCGCGGTGAACGTCTCGAACTTCTACACCACCGAGGCCTCCATCGCGTACGGCAAGAAGCTGTCCGCGAAGGTCGGCGGGAAGCACTTCGTCATCGACACCAGCCGCAACGGCAACGGCCCCTACACCGGGGGCGACGCCGAGGAACGCTGGTGCAACCCGCCCGGCCGGGCGCTCGGCGAGACCCCGACGACCCGCACGGCCGACCCGCTCGTCGACGCCTACCTGTGGATCAAGCGCCCGGGAGAGTCGGACGGCGAGTGCAAGGGCGGCCCGAAGGCCGGCGAGTGGTGGGAGGAGTACGCCCTGGACCTCGCCCGCGGCACGGCCGGCTGACGCGGCCGGCGGGACCGGGACGCGAAGGGGGCGCCGTGCGGTCCGCACGGCGCCCCCTGTCACCCGGCTCGCGGTCGGGCGCGCTACGGCACCTGCACCCACTGGGCCTTGCTGGGCGTGCCGTCGCCGTCGGTGACGAACAGCATGTACCAGCCGGACTGGACCAGGTTCTTGTTCTTCGGCACGGTCACCGTGACCTTGTCACCGTCGGTGGTGAAGTCCAGGGCGATCGAGCGCTGGTCCACGTCGGTGACGTGGGTGGTGGCGCTCGGCCGGATCAGCCGCGCCTTCTTGACCGACGCGGCGTCCGCGGAGGTGAACGTGCCGGACGCGCCGCGCTCGATCGTCTGCGGCCCGCCGGAGAGGTCGGGCTGCCCCTCGTCGCCGTACAGGTACGGCGGCGTGTAGATCTCGATGCGCTGCTCGAACTCGCCCGGCTTGGTGTTGGCCTTGTCGGCGAAGAGCGAGTCCGAGCCGAAGAACATCACGCGGCCGTCGGGCAGCAGGAGCGAGCCCGCATGGTAGTTGCGGCCCACCAGCGGGTCGGCGACCCGCCGCAGCTCGTTCTTCTCCGTGTCGTAGATCCGCGCCTCGAGGATGTCGGAGTCGCTGCGGCCGCGGTAGTCCTCCGAGCCGCCGGAGATCAGCACCTCGTCGTTCGGCAGGATCGACGCCTGCGGGTAGCGGGTGCCCTTGTCCAGCGACGGCCCGTCCACGAACCGCGGGTCGTCGGCCTTCAGGTCGACGATCCGGGTCTTCTCACTGGACCGCTGGGACTCGCCGACCCCGCCGCCGCCGATGACCATGTACCTCTCGTCCTGGGCGGGCGGCAGCAGCACCGTGTTGGACGTCTCCATCAGGTCGGGGTCGCTCAGCCCGGGGACCTTCTTGAACGTGTTGGTCTCCACGTCCCAGACGCCCGGGTCACGGCCGACGTCGTCCGGCCCGTACCCCGCGTTCGACCCCGAGTAGAAGATCTTGCCGTTCTGCATCAGGAACAGCGCCGGGTACGTCGGGAACTGCCGGACCTTGTCGGTGTACTCCCACTCCTTGGTCTCCGGGTCGTAGATCTCGTTCTTGCCCGGGACCAGCTGGCCGATGTCGTCGAGGCCGGAGACGCTGAGGATCCTGCCGTCGCTCAGGGTGGTGAGCGTCGGGTACCAGCGGGCCTCCTTCATCGGGTCGACCTTGATGTACTTCTCGGCGACCGGGTCGAACTCGTAGGCGTCCCGGATGCCCTGGAAGTCCTTCTTGTCCAGGGCGAGTTTCTCGGCGATGCCGTACGTGTTGCGCGCGTCGGCGCCGGTGAGGCCGTGCACCTCGTAGTTGTCCTGCGTGCCGGTCTCGTACGCGGCGCCCTCCTTCTGCGCCTCGACGTAGATACGGCCCACCCCCGGGGTGGTGCCGAGGAACTCGCCCGTCTCCGGGTCGAACTCCTTCTCGGCGCGCGGCACGAGCACCGGGTCCTTCGAGACGAAGGTCTTGCCGTTCTCCTTGCCGGTGAACTTCGTTCCCGCGGGCAGGGTGATCGGCTTGTCCGGGTTCTCGTTGTGGACGAGCATCAGGCCGCCGGCCTTCTTCACGTCGCCCTTGAGCTTCTCGTACCGCTTGGTGCCGCCCGCGATCAGCAGATTGCCGTTGGCGAGCTGTGTGTGGCCGGTGCAGAACAGGTCGGTGGGCGTCGGCACCTTCTTGACGGTCCCCTTGACCGGGTCCCAGATCCGGGTGTCGTACTTCTTCGCGTCGAAGTTGTCCTGGTCGTTGCCCGATCCCGCGACGAGCAGCACCTTGCCGGTGCGCAGCAGCGCCGCGTGGATGGTGTTCTGCCGGTACTCCTCGGGGAAATCGATGATCTCCCACTTGCCGTTCGCGGCCTTGTACTCCGGCTGGTTGATCTTGTACTGGTGGTATTTCTCCGTCCCGAAGCGGTACAGCCACGGGCCGTTCATCCCGGCCAGCGCGAGCACCACCACCGTGCCTATCGCGATCCGACGGGCGCGACGGCGGCCTGCACGGTCAGTCATTCCTTACGTCCCCCAAGTCCACCAAGGGCGATCTGCATGGTCTGGTCGTCACCGGGGTTGCCGCCCCCGGGCCCTCCCGGCCCTTCGGGGCCCCCTGGTCCGCCCGGTGCGCCGTGGGAGCCGGCCCACCGGGGCCGGGGCTGCGGCTGGTGCGGGGCGTGCTGCTGCGGCATCCGCACGCCGTCGGCGGGGGGCGCGCTCTCGTGCTGCTGCCCCGCCGCGTGCGCACCGGGCTTCTTCCGGTCCCGCCGCATGCCGTGGCGCCAGGCGAACATCGGCGCCGCGGTGATGAGCAGGGCGAAGGTGGCCCAGACGACCATCGCCGGGTGGGAGTTCCCGAAGGCGAAGCCCGCGGCGATGGAGCCACCGAAGATCAGGATGAAGTACCAGTGGTACCGGAAGGTGCCGAACCAGGTGTCCGGGCTGGCCGAGTCGCCCTTCGGGGTGACCACGAACTTGCTCTTGCGGCGCAGCACCGAGTCGATCAGCGCCTTCGCGTACAGCGGGGCCGACAGCGCGGACATCACCATGCCGGCCACACCGCCGGAGCCCTCCGGCTCGTGCGGCGAGACGTTGTGGCGGCGGTTCCAGACGTACAGGCCGATCTGCAGCGCGGAGGCGTTGCCGTAGAGCATCAGCCAGACGGCCGGGTCGATGTTCACACCCGAGGCGCCCAGGCCCAGGAACAGCGCGCAGCTCAGCGCCGCGAGGATCCAGTTCAGGGCGGACATCGGGTAGAAGATGATCATCATCGTGTAGTTGAAGAGCTTGCTCGGCGGGAGCGAGTACCAGCCCTTCCAGTACTGCTTGAGGATCGTCTCGTACGTGCCGCGCGACCAGCGCATCTGCTGGGTGAAGAAGTCGGTCCAGGCGTTGGGGCCCTCACCGACCGCGAGCACGTCCGGGGTGTAGACCGAGCGCCACTTCCGTCCGGTCTCCGGGTTCTTGGCGCGGTGCATCTCGAACCCGGTCGCCATGTCCTCGGTGATCGAGTCGTACAGGCCGCCGATCTGCTTCAGCGCCTTGATGCGCACGGCGTTGGAGGTGCCCACGAACATGGGCGAGCCGTAGCGGTTGCCGGCGCGCTGGATCAGCGCGTGGAAGAGGAACTGCTGGGACTCGGCGGCCTTGGTGACGAAGTTGTCGTAGTTGCCGTAGACCTGCGGGCCGATGACGAAGCCGACGTCCGGGTCGCGGAAGAAGCCGAGCATCCGCTCCAGGTAGTTCGGCAGCGGCACGTGGTCGGTGTCCACCGAGGCGAAGAAGTCGTAGTGGTCGCCGTGCGCGTCCAGCCAGGCGTTGTAGTTGCCGTGCTTGGTCTTGGCGCGGTGCGGGCCCTTGGGCTGGTTCCACTTCGCGACGCCCTTGCGGGAGAAGTGGTGCACGCCGAGGCGCTCGCAGACCGCCTTCACCTCGGGGTCGTCGCCCTCGTCGAGCAGCCACACGTGCATCAGGCCCCGGTGGCGGATCCTCACCGCCGCCTCCAGGGTCTTCGTCACCATCTCCAGCGGCTCCTTGCCGGGCACGAAGGAGGTGAGGAAGGCCACCCGGGTGCCGGTCTCGGGCACCACCGGGACCGGGTCGCGGGCGACGAGCGTGGCGTGCGCGTTCGACACCACGTTCATGCAGCGGAAGAGCTCGATCAGACCGATCGACACCAGCATCACGACGTCGAGGGCGGGCAGCCACTCGAACGCCGGGTAGTCGCGCTCCGTCCAGTGCGAGGGCTGGAGCAGCCACACCAGCAGCACGAGCGACAGCACGGGGGCGGCCAGCAGCATCAGCACGATGCGGATGCGGTGCGGCTCCTGCGAGATCAGCGAGCGGTACTGGACCGTGTACGGCTTGTTCGGGTCGGGCTGGGTGAGGGGACCCGCGAGGCGGCTGTAGTGCTCGTAGTCGTATCTGGGCAGCGCTTTCTTGATCCGGTGGAACGTACCGGTGTTCCAGTTCCGGTGGCCGGGCACCCTGAGCTGGGTGGTCTGGGACGGGTCGTCGTCCCGGTGGGCGCCCGTCGGCGTCGGCGTCATGAGTCATCCCCCCACACGCGGCACGCGCGCGTGTTTCGTTGCTTCCTAGCGTCCGCGCCGGTCCCCTCGACCTCCGGACGTGTCAGTGGTGGACCGCGGTCACCAGATCACGCACACCTTATAGACACGAGCCCGTGTCCTTCCGGTTGCGTGACCCCCTCCGGCGCCGGCGCGGGGAGACGGGGTCCTTTACCCCGCCCCGGCCGACGGCCGGCTCCCCCCGATCCCCCCGACGGCCGCGACGGCACGGCCGTGTGAAGGGACCAGGGTCCCGGTTCGCTCCTCATGATCGCAAGGTGCGAAACACGGTGCAGACCGGGCATGGGCGACCTAAGGGACGCCTGAGGGTGGCCTGCGATGTCACAGTTCCGTACGGGGCGCGAGAGCGTGGCGCTCAACGGCGGCGAGAGAGTTTCCGGCCAAAAAGCGGCGGGCCCCTCGTCCACGAGGGGCCCGCCGTGTCGGTGCGCCGCCAGGGACTCGAACCCCGGACCCGCTGATTAAGAGTCAGCTGCTCTAACCAACTGAGCTAGCGGCGCCTGCTGACGGCAGAACTCTACAGGACTCCGGGACGTGCTCGTGACGGCTCCGGCCCGGCGGCCCGCCCCGGCGCATCCGGAGGACGGGGCCTTTACGTCATTCGGACCGTCAAAATGCGCGCCCGGAGGACCGTTGGGACACTGACCGTCGTGCGCGGATGCGGAGAAACGTTCCGGGAATGTGAGGTCAATCGCATGGGGTCTCCGGTGTGCGAGGAATGCGGTCCGGCCGGAGACCGCGCGTCCCCCGGGTGCGGGCGGGAAGGACGGGAGCGGCCGCTGCCCCGTGCCGGGCGGCGCTCGCCGGGGCGCCGCGCCGCCCTCGTGGTGGCCGCGGTCACGTCCGCCGTGTTCGGCACCCATCCGGTCCCCGCGGTCGCCGCCCATGACGCCCGGGTCTCCACGGGCCAGGGCGTTCCCGCAGGTCAGGGCAGCGGCGGCGGGCAGGGGGCGCCGGGTCCGCTGTTCGGGGCCGACGGCCGCACGGGTTCCGCGACGCCGCCCGGCGGCCCGGTGACGATCCCCGCCATCAGCCGGACGGACATCATCGGGCGGGCCGCCGCCTGGGTCAGCCAGAAGGTCCCCTACAGCGTGTCCTCCCACTGGTCCGACGGATACCGGCAGGACTGCTCGGGCTATGTGTCGATGGCCTGGAAACTGCCCGGCAACGAATGGACGGGCAGCCTCGCGCAATACGCCGACGAAATCACCAAGGCGGAACTCCGGCCGGGCGACATCCTCCTGTTCCACAATGCGGCCGATCCGTACAACGGTTCGCACGTCGTCATTTTCGGCGGGTGGACCGACTCCGCCCGCACCCAGTACGTCGCCTACGAGCAGACCCCGCCGCACACCCGCCGGATGACCACGCCGTACGCCTACTGGAACAACTCGGCGCGCTATGTGCCGTACCGCTACAAGGGGGTGACCGACGGGGCGGCGGGAGCGGCTTCGGAGGCCGCCGCAGCCGCCCGGCCCGCGTCTTCGGCCGAGCCGCCGGTGGCGGATTCCCGACCCGGCCCCGAGGGTGCGGACACCGTGGAGCCCGGCGGCGACGAGCTCGTGCCCGCCGCGCCCGCCGTGCCGGAGGGCCCGCTCGGAGCGGGCGCCGGGGACGGGACGGCCCCCGTGGCGCCGGCGCGGCGGGGCGTCGCC from Streptomyces sp. DH-12 carries:
- a CDS encoding class F sortase, whose product is MTGIARATTKRLPAGAVWAALLLGLWLWGQGLTEVPAGSAGPATGDMAAAGRPPLTDLPTVHRPLKAAEPLTLHIPGLELRAPVVARGLDERGAPDPPPLDRAGEVGWYAAGTAPGAEGAALMVGHVDSRTRPAVFHRLDTLEPGQEIRVARGDGTVAEFTVEDVRVLDRDGFDAQEAYGPRHEGRAELRLITCGGAFDRATGAYEANVVVSAYLTDA
- a CDS encoding cellulose synthase catalytic subunit gives rise to the protein MTPTPTGAHRDDDPSQTTQLRVPGHRNWNTGTFHRIKKALPRYDYEHYSRLAGPLTQPDPNKPYTVQYRSLISQEPHRIRIVLMLLAAPVLSLVLLVWLLQPSHWTERDYPAFEWLPALDVVMLVSIGLIELFRCMNVVSNAHATLVARDPVPVVPETGTRVAFLTSFVPGKEPLEMVTKTLEAAVRIRHRGLMHVWLLDEGDDPEVKAVCERLGVHHFSRKGVAKWNQPKGPHRAKTKHGNYNAWLDAHGDHYDFFASVDTDHVPLPNYLERMLGFFRDPDVGFVIGPQVYGNYDNFVTKAAESQQFLFHALIQRAGNRYGSPMFVGTSNAVRIKALKQIGGLYDSITEDMATGFEMHRAKNPETGRKWRSVYTPDVLAVGEGPNAWTDFFTQQMRWSRGTYETILKQYWKGWYSLPPSKLFNYTMMIIFYPMSALNWILAALSCALFLGLGASGVNIDPAVWLMLYGNASALQIGLYVWNRRHNVSPHEPEGSGGVAGMVMSALSAPLYAKALIDSVLRRKSKFVVTPKGDSASPDTWFGTFRYHWYFILIFGGSIAAGFAFGNSHPAMVVWATFALLITAAPMFAWRHGMRRDRKKPGAHAAGQQHESAPPADGVRMPQQHAPHQPQPRPRWAGSHGAPGGPGGPEGPGGPGGGNPGDDQTMQIALGGLGGRKE
- a CDS encoding ROK family transcriptional regulator — its product is MRGAGGGANLLALRSHNTALVLDLLRTAGAEGISRLELAERTGLTPQAVSKITARLREEGLAAEAGRRASTGGKPRTVLRLVPEAGHAVGVHLDRDELRAVLADLDGTVVARRHAPLDLGAGAEAVLTRVASAVGELGSELSGGGSLLGVGVALPGPLDHRRGVLHRVTGFPEWDGFPLRDALSERLGAVPVVVDKDTNAVALGLAVGGEGGSFAYLHLGTGLGAGLVVGGSVHRGPRTGAGEFGHQVVQLDGPPCGCGDRGCVEALCLAAVARGETAEAARVLGTGAANLVGLLDIDRVLVGGRTVEGAPEVFVRGVRAVLEARARRTGEEGVAVRVVPGEGRVAEGAAQLVLAPVFGQDG
- a CDS encoding HAD-IIA family hydrolase produces the protein MADRKPIESWLTDMDGVLIHEGVPIPGADAFLKKLRESGRPFLVLTNNSIYTPRDLHARLRRMGLEVPIENIWTSALATAKFLDDQRPGGSAYVIGEAGLTTALHDIGYILTDHDPDYVVLGETRTYSFEAMTKAVRLINAGARFICTNPDETGPSTEGPLPATGAVAALITKATGRQPYFAGKPNPLMMRTGLNALGAHSESSAMIGDRMDTDVLAGIEAGMKTYLVLTGLTRPEQVENFPYRPSKVVDSIADIVDLV
- a CDS encoding Gfo/Idh/MocA family oxidoreductase, which gives rise to MTGTPLRVGLVGYGLAGSVFHAPLIAATQGLTLDTVVTSNPERQAQARAEFPDVTVAASADELWARAGELDLIVVASPNRTHVPLATAALEAGLPVVVDKPVAGTAAQARALAELAEERGLLLSVFQNRRWDNDFLTLRRLIADGELGEVYRFESRFERWRPQLKGGWRESGDPAEIGGLLYDLGSHVVDQALVLFGPVTSVYAETDVRREGARTDDDTFLALTHASGVRSHLYVSATTAQLGPRFRVLGSRAGYVKHGLDPQEAALRDGARPGASGAAWGTEPEELWGRLGAGESPVTGGGRAVETLPGDYPAYYAAVARALRDGGPNPVTALEAAAALDVLEAARRSAAEKVTVTL
- a CDS encoding kelch motif-containing protein, coding for MTDRAGRRRARRIAIGTVVVLALAGMNGPWLYRFGTEKYHQYKINQPEYKAANGKWEIIDFPEEYRQNTIHAALLRTGKVLLVAGSGNDQDNFDAKKYDTRIWDPVKGTVKKVPTPTDLFCTGHTQLANGNLLIAGGTKRYEKLKGDVKKAGGLMLVHNENPDKPITLPAGTKFTGKENGKTFVSKDPVLVPRAEKEFDPETGEFLGTTPGVGRIYVEAQKEGAAYETGTQDNYEVHGLTGADARNTYGIAEKLALDKKDFQGIRDAYEFDPVAEKYIKVDPMKEARWYPTLTTLSDGRILSVSGLDDIGQLVPGKNEIYDPETKEWEYTDKVRQFPTYPALFLMQNGKIFYSGSNAGYGPDDVGRDPGVWDVETNTFKKVPGLSDPDLMETSNTVLLPPAQDERYMVIGGGGVGESQRSSEKTRIVDLKADDPRFVDGPSLDKGTRYPQASILPNDEVLISGGSEDYRGRSDSDILEARIYDTEKNELRRVADPLVGRNYHAGSLLLPDGRVMFFGSDSLFADKANTKPGEFEQRIEIYTPPYLYGDEGQPDLSGGPQTIERGASGTFTSADAASVKKARLIRPSATTHVTDVDQRSIALDFTTDGDKVTVTVPKNKNLVQSGWYMLFVTDGDGTPSKAQWVQVP
- a CDS encoding heme-degrading domain-containing protein, encoding MSESETTPTVEELEAQEQRLVFRRFTHEDAWALGRLLVEMARERQAPVAVDIHRAGQQLFHAALPGSTPDNDAWIARKRRVVERYGSASYLVGARFRAKGTTFEASSRLDPDTYAAHGGSFPITVADVGVIGAVTVSGLPQLQDHRLVVEALERFLAAH
- a CDS encoding glycoside hydrolase family 6 protein — encoded protein: MYGSRGVGAFAGRRASAAVLGAALLLAGCSSGGDDDKEEGSAGAVVTQQPKEAAPFWVNPDGLAVRKVAELREDGRKTEAEQLRKIAEQPVAEWINPENPEEQARELTEAADEAGRRAVLVLYNIPHRDCGQYSQGGAPDGDAYRDFVDAVAEGIGDRPATVVLEPDAVLHLVDGCTPQEYHEERYDLLKGAVAELKGLKDTKVYLDAGNAGWGDPDQIHEPLKWAGIGQADGFAVNVSNFYTTEASIAYGKKLSAKVGGKHFVIDTSRNGNGPYTGGDAEERWCNPPGRALGETPTTRTADPLVDAYLWIKRPGESDGECKGGPKAGEWWEEYALDLARGTAG